A region of the Pseudarthrobacter oxydans genome:
TGACCCCAAGGACACGAACGGCGGTATCCGTTGCGTGGAGGCTTCGCTACTGGTCACTGGGGCACACTCACTCTCGTTCGGCCAAATTTGCTGCCGTTGTCTAGCCTAACCGCTGGACCCGGCAGAGTTGGGTCACCGGGCCTGAACTAGGCTTTCTTTTGGGACTTGTTTACAACGATGCGCACCACAGTAGTAGGTTCCTCCAACAGGCTCTCGCCCACAGTCAGAACAGACGTTTCAATGCCGCCCAGTTTGCGGATGGTCTTGGCGGCCTTTTCGATTTCCTCAGCCGCACTGCGCCCCTTGATGGCCACCACCTCGCCCTTACCGGCGAGGAGCGGAATCGTGAGGCCGGCGAGGTTGCTGAGGGCAGAGACCGCCCGGGCTGTCACCACGTCAGCCTCCACATGTCCCACTGCCAACTCGGCCCGGGTCCGCATTACGGTGACGTTGTCCAGGCCAAGATCGTCAACCACTTCCTGAAGCCAGATAACCCTGCGCTCCAGTGGCTCGATCAAGGTCAGTTCCAGGTCCGGACGGGCAATCGCGAGGCAGAGGCCCGGCAGGCCTGCACCACTGCCGACGTCGGCCACATGGCTGCCCTCGG
Encoded here:
- the rsmG gene encoding 16S rRNA (guanine(527)-N(7))-methyltransferase RsmG gives rise to the protein MVDITAAELVAAEKIFGDRLDLAKRYVEHLATSGTERGLIGPREIPRLWSRHVLNCAVIESEIPEGSHVADVGSGAGLPGLCLAIARPDLELTLIEPLERRVIWLQEVVDDLGLDNVTVMRTRAELAVGHVEADVVTARAVSALSNLAGLTIPLLAGKGEVVAIKGRSAAEEIEKAAKTIRKLGGIETSVLTVGESLLEEPTTVVRIVVNKSQKKA